In Hwangdonia lutea, a single window of DNA contains:
- a CDS encoding heavy metal translocating P-type ATPase, translating into MENDKEKDHNHSNFFGHKSELYFAISCGIFLLIGFLIERLTNFSGWIALTSYIIAYFFGGYFITIEASKKIIKGGFDIDFLMIAAAAGAAYIGSWVEGALLLFLFSLGHALEHYAMNKAKKSIEALNELSPKTAHIKKNGKLIKVTIDDLKIDDIIVVQPHTKIAADGVVISGRSSVNQAPITGESIPVDKTPIASTTNLPEFNTIDNNHVVYTGTINGDNVLEILVLKLSKDSTVSRLIKMVKDVETQKSPTQQLTKKFEKWYVPIVILVVFLLCFAHVILDESFETSLYRAITVLVAASPCALAISTPSAVLSGVARAAQKGILIKGGKALEDMGEITTIAFDKTGTLTEGKPKLTHVIPLNDFDEIAFVKLVLNVESLSNHPLAKAISKDIRTQYSIESQNKASHVNAIQGKGIRATYLNEEVFIGNVKLMVDAGIKVDKTVISKMKSLLENGHTVMLVAFKNEVIGLISVMDIPRKTAVDTLIQLKKIGIKRMIMLTGDHQNVGDAIAKQIGLTDVKGNLLPEDKVSEIKKLIEQNKKVAMVGDGVNDAPAMALSTVSVAMGAAGSDVALETADVALMSDKIEKLPYAIALSRKSKQIIKQNILISLGVVIVLVPVTILGLTNIGLAVAFHEGSTIVVVVNALRLLRYDMS; encoded by the coding sequence ATGGAAAACGATAAAGAGAAAGATCACAATCACAGTAATTTTTTTGGACATAAATCAGAACTCTATTTTGCTATTTCATGTGGCATTTTTCTGCTGATTGGTTTTTTGATTGAGCGCTTGACCAACTTTAGCGGATGGATAGCCTTAACCAGCTACATAATAGCATACTTTTTTGGTGGTTATTTTATAACGATTGAAGCCTCTAAAAAAATTATTAAAGGCGGTTTTGATATCGATTTTTTAATGATTGCTGCAGCTGCAGGTGCCGCTTATATTGGTAGCTGGGTTGAAGGAGCACTGTTATTATTTCTGTTTAGCCTTGGGCATGCTTTAGAGCATTATGCCATGAACAAAGCTAAAAAATCGATTGAGGCCCTTAACGAATTATCTCCCAAAACGGCGCATATTAAAAAAAATGGAAAACTTATCAAGGTCACTATAGACGACTTAAAAATCGATGATATAATCGTTGTACAACCGCACACAAAAATTGCTGCCGATGGGGTTGTAATTAGTGGTCGTTCCAGCGTAAATCAAGCGCCAATAACAGGAGAAAGTATCCCTGTGGACAAAACACCTATTGCAAGCACAACTAATCTGCCGGAATTTAATACTATCGACAACAACCATGTTGTTTACACAGGCACCATTAATGGCGATAACGTTCTTGAAATTCTGGTTTTAAAATTAAGCAAAGACTCTACGGTATCGCGTTTAATTAAAATGGTTAAAGATGTTGAAACCCAAAAATCACCAACCCAACAACTCACCAAAAAATTCGAGAAGTGGTATGTTCCCATAGTCATACTTGTAGTTTTCTTATTGTGTTTTGCACATGTAATTCTTGATGAAAGTTTTGAAACCAGTCTGTACAGAGCCATAACGGTTTTGGTAGCCGCAAGCCCCTGTGCCTTAGCTATTTCAACTCCTAGTGCTGTATTAAGTGGTGTTGCCAGAGCTGCCCAAAAAGGCATATTAATAAAAGGCGGAAAAGCGTTGGAAGATATGGGAGAAATCACAACAATAGCCTTTGATAAAACAGGAACATTAACCGAAGGAAAACCTAAACTCACCCACGTAATTCCGCTTAACGATTTTGATGAGATCGCGTTTGTCAAGCTCGTATTAAATGTTGAAAGCTTAAGCAATCATCCGCTAGCTAAAGCCATTTCAAAAGATATAAGAACCCAATATAGTATCGAGTCGCAAAATAAAGCGTCGCATGTAAATGCCATTCAAGGAAAAGGAATTCGCGCTACTTATTTGAATGAAGAGGTATTTATAGGCAATGTAAAACTCATGGTAGATGCAGGCATTAAAGTGGATAAAACTGTTATCTCTAAAATGAAGAGCCTATTGGAAAATGGCCATACCGTTATGCTTGTCGCGTTTAAAAATGAGGTTATAGGATTAATTAGTGTTATGGATATTCCCCGAAAAACTGCAGTAGACACACTAATACAGTTGAAAAAAATCGGTATTAAGCGTATGATTATGTTAACTGGAGATCATCAAAACGTGGGCGATGCCATTGCTAAACAAATCGGACTTACTGATGTAAAAGGAAATTTATTGCCCGAAGACAAGGTTTCAGAAATAAAAAAACTTATAGAACAAAACAAAAAAGTAGCCATGGTTGGTGACGGTGTAAATGATGCGCCAGCCATGGCTCTAAGTACGGTGAGCGTTGCCATGGGAGCCGCAGGTAGCGATGTGGCTTTAGAAACCGCCGATGTGGCTTTAATGTCTGATAAAATCGAGAAATTACCTTATGCCATTGCTTTAAGTCGAAAATCCAAACAAATTATTAAACAAAATATTTTAATAAGTTTGGGTGTGGTTATAGTTTTGGTTCCTGTTACTATTTTAGGATTGACAAACATTGGATTGGCCGTTGCTTTTCACGAAGGTTCTACAATTGTTGTCGTTGTAAATGCATTGCGATTACTTCGATATGACATGAGTTGA
- a CDS encoding chaperone modulator CbpM has product METQDLIPIQIICKRYSIPVSFINTLQEFQLIEIIDEKDEFYIHTAQIKEVEKMMRLHYDLDINLEGVDVIFNLLKQVESLKNEINTLHNKLRLYEDL; this is encoded by the coding sequence ATGGAAACACAAGATTTAATACCCATACAAATTATCTGTAAACGCTATAGCATTCCCGTTTCATTTATAAATACACTACAAGAATTTCAACTTATTGAAATTATTGATGAAAAGGATGAGTTTTATATCCATACCGCCCAAATAAAGGAAGTCGAAAAAATGATGCGCTTGCATTACGATTTGGATATAAATTTAGAAGGCGTCGATGTTATTTTTAATCTATTAAAGCAAGTAGAGAGTTTGAAAAACGAAATAAATACATTACATAACAAATTGCGATTATATGAGGATTTATGA